In Cyanobium sp. AMD-g, the DNA window GAAAATAGCTCGATGCCAGGTAAAACTTCCGCTCCATCGACGCTGCGAAGCGAGATGTGAGCGATCAGCTCTGATCAGAGCTGTAGGAAAAGCCACCCGATGAGGGTGGCTTTTCTGTTGGCCGTTTATGGCAGGCTGGCGGCCAGTGGCAGGCTGCTGGTGCTCTGTCGGGTGCTGCGGACGGTGGGCAGAATGGATTGGCGTATGTGTCCGACACTCTTGACGTTGATCCTGCCGTGAGTTGGCGTCGCCGCTTCCGCCCCGTCTGGAAGGCCTATGCCCTGTGGCTGCGTTCGGATTGCGTTGATCTCAGTGCGGCCTTTGCTTACCACACCCTCCAATCCTTTTTCCCGGCCCTGTTGATCGCGCTCTCGGTGGCCTCCAGGCTGCTCGGACGCGACATGGAGCGCTTCGACCGGCTGCTTGTCTATGTGGCCCAGGTGCTGCCAGCCTCCTCCTTGCCGGGTTTTGAGGCCACCCTGCGGCGTTTCACCAATCAGGGTTTTGGCGCTGGTCTGCTCGGATTGGTGCTTCTCGCCCTCAACGCCAGCAACATCTATCTGACGCTCCAGCGCGGTGCCGATCGGCTCTGGTGGAACCGTCCCTTTGGGCTCGACCACCTGCGCTGGCAGCAGCACGTGGCGCGATTCCTGGCCCTGCGCCTGAAAGCGCTATCGCTGATTCTGTTCGTGGGGGTTCTGATCGTTGTTGACCAGCTGTTCAGCACCGTGAGGCTGTTCGGTTCGAGTGGGTTCCAGCAGCAGCTGCAGGCCTATCTGCCCAAGCCTTTGCTGTTGCTCAGTTCCCTTTCCTTTGGCCTGGACCTGCTCCTTTCCCTGGTGATCAGCTTCGCGGCCACCCTGGTGTTTCTCTGGCTGCTGCCATCGCGCCGCATTCCCTTCCGCCCCTTGATCCCCGGCGCCTTGCTGGTGAGCATCAGTCTCACCCTGTCCAACCTGCTGCTGGGCAGGAGCCTGATCGCCCTTGGCTTGCGCTTCCAGGCCTACGGGGTGGTGGGTGCCGTGTTGCTGCTCACACTCTGGGTCTGGTTGGTGGGGGTGGTTCTGTACTTCGGCCAGTGTTTCAGTGTGGTGCTTTCCGGCGGTGCCGCTGGGGGGCCATCGACACCTCTGCCGCGCTGAGGACGGGCTTGTTTCGCGTCAGGATGGAGATCGCATCGATGGATCGACCCTTGGCCAAGCTTTCCCTCCGGATACCGCCATTGCCGGCCAGCCTTGCGCTTGTCTGCATGGCCGTTGGTGCGGTTGTGGTGATCGGCCTGACCACCCTGGCGCTGGTTCCCCTGCTGCTCGGTCTTGGCCTGTTGGCCGCCTGGCTGGTGGCGGCCCTGCTGCTGGGTTGGGCGGGCCTTGAAGGTCTGGCGGCACTGGAGCGGTGGATGGAGAACGACCCGCGCTTCCAGCGTTGATGGAGCGCCGCATCCCTTGGCTCTGGATCGGTGTGGCGGCCGCCCTGCTCCTGGTGCCCACCTCAGCCGGCCGGATCCTGCTGGATGTGATCGGGGGGCTCACCCTCACCCTGCTGTTTCTGCCGCTGCTGCTGGCAGGGGTCGGTCTGATCGGCTGGCAGGTGCTTCGCCGCCGGCTGCGCACCTGTCCGAACTGTGGTTTCACCAGCCTCGGCACCGAGGCCTGCCCCGCCTGCGGCAGCGCGTTTGATGCTGGCGATGCCTCTGCCACGTCGCCCAGCGCCCCGTCCGGAGCGTTCTTCTGGGGATCCCCGCCCGACGGGGAGATTGACGCCCGCGACGTCACCATCAACGTGGAGGCCGTCGATCTGGAGGCCTCCGGCTCCGCCGATGGTGCCATCAGGGAAAGCGAAACCCCCTGAGGGATCGGCTCATCCGTTGGCGACGGCACTCTCCTGGCCAAGGCGGGAGAGCTCCAGGAGCCGGCGTTCGCGCAGATGCAGGAACAGGGGCGCACCGAAGGCAAAGGCGATCGTGACGCAGCTGAGCAGCACCCAGACCAGTCCGCGCATGCCGAGCCTGCGGCTTTCGCGCACCATCCAGATGGTGACGGCCGTGGCCCCGATCGCCAGATCGCGGGACAGGGAACGGGACGCCGGGTTGGCATTGGCCTGGCGAATGAACAGACCCAGATCAAAGGCCGCCCCTTCCGCCCGGATGAAGTCCAGATTGGCCAGCCAGGGCAGGATGGCCCCTGCCACGGCCAGGGCCAGATAGAGCCAGGCGACCCAGTTCAGACTGCCATGGTCCTGTGGCGTGACGCGTGCTGCTTGGCTCATGGGGTGTAGGGCGTCGGCGCCCGTTCCGGCTGGGTGGCATCCCATTGCATCACCTGTTGTTCCACCTGCTGCAGCACCGACTCGCAGCGTTCGGCGTAGGCCAGGGCCCTGCGATACAGATCGGCCATGGACTCCACATCCAGTTCCTCGTCCTGCAGCTGGGCCAGACAGAGTTCGAGGGCCGTCTGGGATTCGCGGAAGCTCAGCTCCTCGGCCACGGTCGCGGGTTCGGAGGACTCCTGGGGAGGGGGGCTGGATCTGGTGCTGGGCCTGGCCATGGGATGGGTGCGTGGTGGAAAAAGCTGGCAGCGACTCACCCGGCTGGGGCGGGGCCGTTGCCGGGGGGTGCGTCAGGGGGGGCAGCGGCTGGTTCGCTCGCCTCCACCCGCAGGGCGACCCGGCCATCTGCCAGTTCGGCGAGTACCGAATCGCCTGGTTGGAGCTGAACCACGGAACGCAGCAGGCGTCCGTCGCGATCCCGCAGCAGGCTGAAGCCCCTGGCGAGCAGGTGCGCCGGAGACAGGGCCCGCAGCAGCTGCCGTTGCTGGGCCAGCCACTGCTGCCGCTGCTCCAGCAGACGGTTCGGATGCAGCTTCTGCAACTGCTCCTGCCGTGTGCCCAGCCGTTGCCGGGCTGAGGCGATGCGCAGAGAGAGGGTGCGCTGCAGGTGGTCGCGTTCCTGGGCCAGGGTGCGGAGCATCTGGCTGCGTTCCGGCAGCACGGCCACCAGGGCCGCCGTCGGTGTGGCGGCCCGGTAGTCGGCCACCAGGTCGGCGATGGTGACGTCATCCTCATGGCCGATCCCGCAGATCACGGGCAGCGGCGACGCTGCCAGGCAGCGGGCCAGTTGCTCGCCGTCGAAGACGGCCAGATCCTCCCGGCTGCCACCGCCGCGGGCCAGGACCAGGGCGTCGATGCCGAGGCTGTCGGCCTGACGGCAGACGCTCTCGATGGCAGCGGCGATCTGGGATTCCACATTTCCCTGGACCGGGATCGGCACCACCAGCAGGTCCGTGGCGGGCCAGCGTTCGCGGGCCGTGCGCAGCATGTCGGCCAAGGCGGCGCTGGGCACGCTGGTGAGCAGGGCGATGCGGCGGGGCCAGGGCGGCAGCGTTCGCTTGCGTTCAGGATCAAAGAGTCCTTCCGGCTCGAGCCGGCTGCGCACCTGCTCAAACTGACGCAGAACGGTGGTCAGGCTGGGACGCACATCCAGCACCTGCACGGTGAGGCTGGCCCGGGCGGCCCAGAAGTTGAGCTTGCCGACCACCACC includes these proteins:
- a CDS encoding YihY/virulence factor BrkB family protein codes for the protein MSWRRRFRPVWKAYALWLRSDCVDLSAAFAYHTLQSFFPALLIALSVASRLLGRDMERFDRLLVYVAQVLPASSLPGFEATLRRFTNQGFGAGLLGLVLLALNASNIYLTLQRGADRLWWNRPFGLDHLRWQQHVARFLALRLKALSLILFVGVLIVVDQLFSTVRLFGSSGFQQQLQAYLPKPLLLLSSLSFGLDLLLSLVISFAATLVFLWLLPSRRIPFRPLIPGALLVSISLTLSNLLLGRSLIALGLRFQAYGVVGAVLLLTLWVWLVGVVLYFGQCFSVVLSGGAAGGPSTPLPR
- a CDS encoding DUF2834 domain-containing protein — encoded protein: MSQAARVTPQDHGSLNWVAWLYLALAVAGAILPWLANLDFIRAEGAAFDLGLFIRQANANPASRSLSRDLAIGATAVTIWMVRESRRLGMRGLVWVLLSCVTIAFAFGAPLFLHLRERRLLELSRLGQESAVANG
- the xseB gene encoding exodeoxyribonuclease VII small subunit, which produces MARPSTRSSPPPQESSEPATVAEELSFRESQTALELCLAQLQDEELDVESMADLYRRALAYAERCESVLQQVEQQVMQWDATQPERAPTPYTP
- the xseA gene encoding exodeoxyribonuclease VII large subunit, with protein sequence MLTAPGSTAPHRQQDGIPRFTVAELNQAIGTLLERGFAPRFLLEATVGRPQQKKGHLWLSLLDGQASIQGVIWSSQLQRLSFLPQEGDGVVVVGKLNFWAARASLTVQVLDVRPSLTTVLRQFEQVRSRLEPEGLFDPERKRTLPPWPRRIALLTSVPSAALADMLRTARERWPATDLLVVPIPVQGNVESQIAAAIESVCRQADSLGIDALVLARGGGSREDLAVFDGEQLARCLAASPLPVICGIGHEDDVTIADLVADYRAATPTAALVAVLPERSQMLRTLAQERDHLQRTLSLRIASARQRLGTRQEQLQKLHPNRLLEQRQQWLAQQRQLLRALSPAHLLARGFSLLRDRDGRLLRSVVQLQPGDSVLAELADGRVALRVEASEPAAAPPDAPPGNGPAPAG